One genomic window of Hymenobacter sp. J193 includes the following:
- a CDS encoding GH3 auxin-responsive promoter family protein — protein sequence MGIKSVLSRPLAAYVARQYARWQQDPVGTQQRILRELLRQGARTSFGRDHDLGTARNAQDLAARVPVRDYEGLKPYFERLKTGEANVLWPGKPLYLAKTSGTTSGAKYIPITKDSIPNHINGARDALLHYVHRTGKSRFLDGKLIFLSGSPELETVGGIHTGRLSGIANHHVPPYLRRNQLPSDQTNIIEDWEQKLDRIVEETLRQPMTLISGIPPWVQMYFDRIVQRAGRPVGEVFPQFDLFVYGGVNFEPYRKKLFETIGRPVDSIELFPASEGFLAFQDEPGNPGLLLLLNAGIFYEFIPAERFFEPNPLRLTIAEVELDQQYAVVLNSNAGLWGYSLGDTVRFTQKYPFRVVVTGRIKHFLSAFGEHVIGEEVEQALREAMRQHPEAEVVEFTVAPRVSDDPAVLSRHEWLIEFAHPPRSLVTFAEALDAGLRQRNVYYDDLLAGNILAPLLLTPLPAGAFQRYMKSQGKLGGQNKVPRLSNDRKLAQGLTLP from the coding sequence GTGGGAATCAAATCTGTTCTGAGCCGGCCGCTGGCCGCTTACGTAGCTCGCCAGTACGCCCGCTGGCAACAGGACCCCGTGGGTACCCAGCAGCGGATACTCCGTGAACTGCTGCGCCAGGGCGCCCGCACCAGCTTCGGCCGCGACCATGACCTGGGCACCGCCCGCAACGCGCAGGATCTGGCTGCCCGCGTGCCCGTGCGCGACTACGAGGGCCTGAAGCCCTACTTTGAGCGCCTGAAAACCGGCGAGGCCAACGTGCTCTGGCCGGGCAAGCCGCTGTACCTGGCCAAAACCAGCGGCACCACCTCCGGCGCTAAATACATTCCCATCACCAAGGACAGTATTCCCAACCACATCAACGGGGCCCGCGACGCGCTGCTCCATTATGTGCACCGCACCGGGAAAAGCCGTTTTCTGGATGGTAAGCTGATATTCCTGTCGGGCTCCCCAGAGCTGGAAACGGTGGGCGGCATCCATACGGGCCGGCTCTCGGGCATTGCCAATCACCACGTGCCGCCCTACCTGCGCCGCAACCAGCTGCCCAGCGACCAAACCAACATCATCGAAGACTGGGAGCAGAAGCTGGACCGCATCGTGGAAGAAACCCTGCGCCAGCCCATGACCCTCATTTCGGGGATTCCGCCCTGGGTGCAGATGTACTTCGACCGGATTGTACAGCGCGCGGGCCGGCCGGTGGGGGAGGTATTCCCGCAGTTCGACTTGTTCGTGTACGGGGGTGTCAACTTCGAGCCCTACCGCAAAAAGCTGTTCGAAACCATTGGCCGGCCAGTGGATAGCATAGAGCTGTTTCCGGCCTCGGAAGGGTTTCTGGCGTTTCAGGATGAGCCCGGCAACCCAGGCCTGCTCCTGCTGCTGAATGCCGGTATTTTCTACGAGTTCATCCCCGCTGAGCGGTTTTTTGAGCCCAACCCGCTCCGCCTCACCATTGCTGAGGTGGAACTGGATCAGCAGTATGCTGTGGTGCTGAATAGCAACGCCGGCCTCTGGGGCTACTCCCTCGGCGACACCGTGCGCTTCACCCAGAAATATCCGTTTCGGGTGGTCGTCACGGGCCGCATCAAGCACTTTCTGTCGGCTTTTGGGGAGCATGTGATTGGGGAGGAAGTGGAGCAGGCCCTGCGGGAGGCCATGCGCCAGCACCCCGAGGCCGAAGTGGTGGAGTTTACGGTAGCACCCCGCGTAAGCGACGACCCCGCCGTTCTTTCCCGCCACGAGTGGCTGATTGAGTTTGCTCATCCGCCCCGCTCCCTCGTCACCTTTGCCGAAGCCCTGGATGCGGGCCTGCGCCAGCGCAACGTATATTACGACGACCTGCTGGCCGGCAACATCTTGGCCCCGCTGCTGCTCACGCCTCTGCCAGCCGGGGCCTTTCAGCGCTACATGAAAAGCCAGGGCAAGCTCGGGGGCCAAAACAAAGTGCCGCGCCTGAGCAACGACCGAAAGTTGGCGCAAGGGCTGACCTTACCATAG
- a CDS encoding OsmC family peroxiredoxin — protein sequence MINQRGKAVWNGDIKGSGEISTQSGTVQAPYSVGARFEGQKGTNPEELIGAAHAGCYTMFLTSILTKDGKQVQQIRTESKVTLDTSGEVPKIVKISLTTEGEVAGVSQEEFQQYAEKAKDNCPISQVLKAVPEMELASATLK from the coding sequence ATGATCAACCAACGTGGCAAGGCCGTCTGGAACGGCGACATCAAAGGCAGCGGCGAAATTTCCACCCAAAGCGGCACGGTGCAGGCGCCCTACTCGGTAGGCGCCCGGTTTGAAGGCCAGAAAGGCACCAACCCCGAAGAGCTGATTGGGGCGGCCCACGCTGGCTGCTATACCATGTTCCTGACCAGCATTCTGACCAAGGACGGCAAGCAGGTTCAGCAGATCCGTACCGAGTCGAAGGTGACGCTGGATACCTCGGGAGAGGTACCGAAAATCGTAAAGATTTCCCTGACGACGGAAGGCGAAGTTGCCGGCGTCTCCCAGGAAGAGTTTCAGCAGTATGCCGAAAAAGCCAAGGACAACTGCCCCATTTCGCAGGTCCTGAAAGCCGTACCCGAAATGGAGCTGGCCTCGGCCACTCTGAAATAA